A genomic window from Triticum urartu cultivar G1812 chromosome 7, Tu2.1, whole genome shotgun sequence includes:
- the LOC125520612 gene encoding zinc finger protein CONSTANS-LIKE 16-like has translation MSCSGKAADGAMGSKAARACDGCLRRRARWYCAADDAFLCQGCDTSVHSANPLARRHERVRLRPTSPLLPGAVPRERRRGDEVVPAWFKRKARTPRSQAKSVGRLLSRRLVVPQASGGDSPEEQKCDVETDEEELLYRVPIFDPALAELCSPLTLEEATTAVASCCNEDGAIVEDPTKPAATPSPVPVQFFPDSLVNLGPTDAELMEFAADMEALLGRPGMDDGDEEEPFCMEALGLIEPMDVDGGRVKLEIDPMRACGLEQKPEVSGDMFDIDFDYDSPLGTPDENAASSGASAEAQFTPRSLALNLNYEAIMENWGSSPWADGERPHVKLDDCWPHDYYSLQEGAWMMGGVVGHGGEGLGTPRLRMDGGREARVSRYREKRRTRLFSKKIRYEVRKLNAEKRPRMKGRFVKRANGAGGGVPVAIATACVA, from the coding sequence ATGAGCTGCTCGGGGAAGGCGGCGGACGGCGCGATGGGGAGCAAGGCGGCGCGGGCGTGCGACGGCTGCCTgcggcggcgggcgaggtggTACTGCGCGGCGGACGACGCGTTCCTGTGCCAGGGGTGCGACACCTCGGTGCACTCCGCGAACCCTCTCGCGCGGAGGCACGAGCGGGTGCGCCTGCGGCCCACGTCGCCGCTGCTCCCTGGTGCGGTCCCGCGGGAGAGGCGCCGCGGCGACGAGGTCGTGCCGGCGTGGTTCAAGCGCAAGGCGCGGACCCCGCGCTCGCAGGCCAAGAGCGTCGGGCGCCTGCTCTCGAGGCGGCTCGTCGTGCCGCAGGCGTCCGGCGGGGACTCGCCGGAGGAGCAGAAGTGCGACGTGGAGACCGACGAGGAGGAGCTGCTGTACCGCGTGCCCATCTTCGACCCCGCCCTCGCGGAGCTCTGCTCGCCGCTGACTCTCGAGGAAGCGACGACGGCCGTCGCGTCATGCTGCAATGAGGACGGTGCCATCGTCGAGGACCCGACAAAGCCAGCTGCGACGCCGTCTCCGGTGCCGGTTCAGTTCTTCCCCGACAGCCTCGTAAACTTGGGCCCGACGGACGCCGAGCTCATGGAGTTCGCCGCGGACATGGAGGCCCTTCTTGGCCGGCCGGGCATggacgacggcgacgaggaggaaCCGTTCTGCATGGAGGCATTGGGCCTCATCGAGCCGATGGACGTAGACGGCGGGCGAGTCAAGCTGGAGATCGACCCCATGCGAGCGTGTGGCCTCGAGCAGAAGCCGGAGGTGTCCGGCGATATGTTCGACATCGACTTCGACTACGACTCGCCCCTCGGGACACCGGACGAGAACGCGGCAAGCAGCGGTGCCAGTGCGGAGGCCCAGTTCACCCCGAGGAGCCTCGCGCTCAATCTAAACTACGAGGCCATCATGGAGAACTGGGGGAGCTCGCCGTGGGCCGACGGCGAGAGGCCGCACGTCAAGCTCGATGACTGCTGGCCACACGACTACTACTCGCTGCAGGAGGGCGCTTGGATGATGGGAGGAGTGGTTGGCCATGGCGGGGAGGGGTTGGGGACGCCGAGGCTGAGGATGGACGGCGGCAGGGAGGCGCGGGTGTCGCGGTACCGGGAGAAGCGGCGGACGCGGCTCTTCTCGAAGAAGATCCGGTACGAGGTGCGCAAGCTCAACGCCGAGAAGCGGCCGCGGATGAAGGGCCGCTTCGTCAAGCGGGCCAACGGCGCCGGAGGCGGCGTGCCCGTCGCCATCGCCACGGCGTGCGTCGCGTAG